A genomic region of Cygnus atratus isolate AKBS03 ecotype Queensland, Australia chromosome 13, CAtr_DNAZoo_HiC_assembly, whole genome shotgun sequence contains the following coding sequences:
- the LOC118245525 gene encoding centrin-2: MGRGGIGQKGCQAWSRPEAAAAGMASGFKKPPLAAAAQRKKASPKLELTEEQRQEVREAFDLFDADGAGNIDVKELKVAMRALGFEPKKEEIKKMISDIDKEGTGKISFNDFLAVMTQKMAEKDSKEEILKAFKLFDDDETGKISFKNLKRVAKELGENLTDEELQEMIDEADRDGDGEVNEQEFLRIMKKTSLY; encoded by the exons ATGGGAAGGGGCGGCATTGGACAGAAGGGCTGTCAGGCCTGGAGCCGCCCGGAGGCAGCGGCCGCCGGGATG GCCTCCGGCTTTAAGAAGCCGCCGCTGGCAGCCGCGGCCCAGCGCAAGAAGGCGAGCCCCAAGCTGGAGCTGAcggaggagcagaggcaggaggtCCGCGAGGCCTTCGACCTCTTCGACGCGGACGGCGCTGGGAACATAGACGTCAAGGAGCTGAAG GTGGCCATGAGAGCACTAGGGTTTGAACCTAAAAAAGAAGAGATCAAGAAAATGATATCAGATATCGATAAGGAAGGAACCGGAAAAATCAGTTTCAATGACTTCTTGGCAGTGATGACACAGAAAATG GCTGAAAAAGATTCCAAAGAGGAGATTCTCAAAGCTTTCAAACTCTTTGATGATGATGAAACTGGcaaaatatctttcaaaaaCCTCAAACGTGTAGCCAAAGAGCTGGGCGAAAATCTCACAGATGAAGAGCTGCAG gaAATGATTGATGAAGCTGATAGAGATGGGGATGGAGAAGTGAACGAGCAAGAATTCTTGAGGATCATGAAGAAGACCAGCCTTTactga
- the NSDHL gene encoding LOW QUALITY PROTEIN: sterol-4-alpha-carboxylate 3-dehydrogenase, decarboxylating (The sequence of the model RefSeq protein was modified relative to this genomic sequence to represent the inferred CDS: inserted 1 base in 1 codon), producing MATRLRSAGKKCTVIGGCGFLGQHMVEKLLDKGYLVNVFDIEKRFENDRVQFFLGDLCDKEALLPALQGASVAFHCASPAPSSDNRELFYKVNFMGTKTVIEACKEAGVQKLVLTSSASVVFEGTDIKNGTEDLPYAKKPIDYYTETKXLQEKEVLSANDPDNNFFTVAIRPHGIFGPRDPQLVPILVQAAKSGKMKFIIGDGKNLVDFTYVENVVHGHILAAEHLQKDSPLCGKAFHITNDEPIPFWAFMSRILTGLNYDAPKYYIPYGLAYYLALFLALVLWLLSPLVTIKPTFTPMRVALAGTFHYYSCERAKRDMGYKPVVSLDEAIDRTLQSYPHLRRAKA from the exons ATGGCCACACGCCTCAGATCA GCTGGTAAAAAGTGTACAGTGATCGGCGGCTGCGGATTCTTAGGCCAGCACATGGTGGAGAAGCTCCTGGACAAGGGTTACTTGGTCAACGTGTTTGATATCGAGAAGAGATTTGAGAATGACAGAGTGCAGTTTTTCCTGGGAGACCTTTGCGACAAAGAG GCCTTGCTCCCAGCTTTACAAGGCGCTTCAGTGGCATTTCATTGTGCGTCGCCAGCACCTTCAAGTGACAACAGGGAACTGTTTTATAAGGTGAATTTTATGGGAACCAAAACAGTCATTGAAGCCTGCAAAGAAGCTGGAGTGCAG AAACTGGTGTTAACTAGCAGTGCCAGTGTTGTTTTTGAGGGCACAGACATAAAAAATGGAACAGAAGACCTCCCTTATGCGAAAAAACCTATTGACTATTACACAGAGACAA TCCTACAGGAAAAG GAAGTACTGAGTGCAAATGACCCTGACAACAATTTCTTCACTGTTGCTATTCGCCCCCACGGGATATTTGGTCCTAGAGACCCTCAGCTGGTTCCCATCCTCGTCCAAGCAGCTAAGAGTGGCAAAATGAAGTTCATAATCGG GGATGGAAAGAACTTGGTAGACTTCACTTATGTGGAAAACGTGGTCCATGGACATATCCTAGCTGCTGAGCACCTTCAGAAGGACTCTCCCTTGTGTGGGAAG gCATTTCATATCACAAATGATGAACCAATTCCCTTCTGGGCATTCATGTCCCGTATCTTGACTGGCTTGAACTACGATGCACCCAAGTACTATATTCCCTATGGGCTGGCATATTACTTGGCCCTGTTCTTGGCTCTAGTGCTGTGGCTGCTCAGTCCACTGGTCACCATCAAGCCCACTTTTACCCCTATGCGGGTAGCACTAGCTGGGACCTTTCACTACTACAGTTGTGAACGGGCCAAACGAGACATGGGCTACAAGCCAGTGGTGAGCTTGGATGAAGCGATAGACAGGACTCTCCAGAGCTACCCCCACCTACGCCGGGCTAAGGCCTGA
- the LOC118245445 gene encoding uncharacterized protein LOC118245445 yields MALGEAAAGSGATPGPAFPLSDQQRLQLREAFDLFDADGSGQMDVGGLKITVRALGCELRKEEMKRIISQVDEEGSGKINFESFLQVMAQKMAEPYSEKEILKGFKLFDYDGTGKISFEKLKLVAAEVGEDITDEELKEMIDEADADGDGEVDQQEFLRILTLTDL; encoded by the exons ATGGCGCTCGGGGAGGCAgcggcagggagcggggctACCCCAGGCCCCGCGTTCCCCCTCAGCGACCAGCAGCGGCTGCAGCTGCGGGAGGCCTTCGACTTGTTCGATGCGGACGGCTCAGGGCAGATGGACGTCGGGGGCCTGAAg ATAACCGTGAGGGCCCTGGGCTGTGAACTGAGGAAAGAGGAGATGAAGAGAATTATCTCTCAAGTTGATGAGGAAGGGTCAGGGAAGATAAATTTTGAGTCATTTCTGCAGGTGATGGCTCAGAAAATG GCAGAGCCATATTCAGAAAAGGAGATCCTGAAAGGTTTCAAGCTGTTTGACTATGATGGCACTGGCAAGATCTCCTTTGAGAAACTCAAGCTGGTGGCTGCTGAGGTTGGAGAAGACATCACAGATGAGGAGCTGAAG GAGATGATTGATGAAGCAGATGCGGATGGAGATGGGGAAGTGGATCAACAGGAGTTTCTGCGGATTCTGACATTGACTGACCTGTAA
- the LOC118245435 gene encoding glutamine amidotransferase-like class 1 domain-containing protein 3, mitochondrial: protein MGKKVAVVLAGCGVYDGSEIHESSAVLVHLSREGAQAEVYAPNIDQMHVVDHVRGQPTQEKRNVLVESARIARGNIKDLAKLDVKGLDALIIPGGFGVAKNLSTWATQGKNCTVSKEVEDVLKAFHAAKKPIGLCCISPVLAAKIFPGCELTVGHDTECEKWPYAKTAETMKELGCKHVNKHVTEIHVDAKNKLVTTSAFMCNAPIHEIYDGIGKMVKEVVRLA from the exons ATGGGAAAGAAAGTGGCTGTCGTGCTTGCTGGCTGTGGGGTGTACGACGGGAGTGAGATCCATGAGtcttctgctgtgctggtgcacCTCAGCAGGGAGGGGGCACAG GCAGAGGTTTATGCTCCTAACATTGACCAGATGCATGTGGTGGACCATGTGAGAGGACAGCCAACTCAGGAGAAACGCAATGTGTTAGTTGAAAGTGCCAGAATAGCCAGAGGCAACATCAAGGATCTGGCTAAGCTGGATGTGAAGGGGCTGGATGCCCTAATAATACCAG GTGGCTTTGGAGTGGCTAAAAATCTGAGTACTTGGGCCACCCAAGGAAAGAACTGCACAGTATCCAAAGAGGTGGAGGATGTCCTGAAGGCATTCCATGCTGCCAAAAAGCCCATCGGCCTGTGCTGCATCTCCCCAGTGCTGGCAGCCAAAATCTTCCCCGGCTGCGAGCTGACTGTGGGTCATGACACAGAGTGTGAGAA atGGCCTTATGCAAAGACTGCTGAGACCATGAAGGAACTTGGCTGCAAGCATGTGAACAAACATGTCACTGAAATTCACGTGGACGCGAAGAACAAGCTGGTGACCACCAGTGCCTTCATGTGCAACGCCCCCATTCACGAAATCTACGATGGTATCGGAAAAATGGTCAAAGAAGTGGTCAGACTTGCCTGA